In one Tessaracoccus palaemonis genomic region, the following are encoded:
- a CDS encoding family 43 glycosylhydrolase has translation MKLLAYDRQPTTVAEANNEDIALSLHLALEEDGAWEPLNGNYGIFFARVSATPGPFGTRDDVIRSLRDPRVFPLVDGGFGIVATRTARGGGPDGTERSGVLFARTVDFLTFEEVGLVDLGVDDGVHGADVRVDGGGYLVGWTSDDGVDRQVRFDDLSDGATRGEVRDGRPEPVAVAADVADFGSGNVVEVSDEIAAALRVRFGRIVNTAVAPLGPVEVAVGAAPQLPPRVGLAYSDGSTATRAVEWDEVDTSTAGSRRVRGLIRQPLYPTPFADERADPSIVPFSFDGRRIFIMIATEDYMMNCIDPSVGPHMPIRVAERIEDLSDDAIEAGRCKEIDLLVAGDTDAAGNVLTGCFWAPEIHTIDGNLSVLFMPCYDGADGKPDMWTGRASIIQLRKDGAGNDLDPREPGNWTKAVPVLRADGSILNDLEAISLDMTHFEDSGTHYYSWQMLGSVFIATMDPADPTRLTSDPVRIIAPEYSWDNVIAEGPNVLEKDGTLFMLYSGSAVGDSYTTGLVTAPSGRGIDLTSPDAWTRLNYPIQKSSIFNGEWQLGTGHGMWSLDEDGNRIYVFHARTHHKGLTGRDTFVRRVHWASDGLPVLDMTADEEVAPGNREVYVDVVVR, from the coding sequence ATGAAGCTCCTCGCCTATGACCGCCAGCCCACCACCGTCGCCGAGGCCAACAACGAGGACATCGCGCTGAGCCTCCACCTCGCGCTCGAGGAGGACGGCGCCTGGGAGCCGCTGAACGGCAACTACGGCATCTTCTTCGCCCGCGTCTCCGCGACCCCCGGCCCGTTCGGCACCCGCGACGACGTCATCCGCAGCCTCCGCGACCCGCGGGTCTTTCCCCTTGTCGACGGTGGTTTCGGGATCGTCGCGACGCGCACCGCCCGCGGCGGCGGGCCGGACGGTACGGAGCGTTCCGGCGTCCTGTTCGCCCGCACCGTCGACTTCCTGACCTTCGAGGAGGTCGGCCTGGTGGACCTGGGCGTCGACGACGGCGTCCACGGCGCCGACGTGCGTGTCGACGGAGGCGGCTACCTCGTCGGCTGGACCTCGGACGACGGCGTCGACCGGCAGGTCCGGTTCGACGACCTCTCCGACGGCGCGACGCGCGGCGAGGTGCGCGACGGCCGGCCCGAGCCGGTCGCCGTCGCGGCGGACGTCGCCGACTTCGGCTCCGGCAACGTCGTCGAGGTGTCGGACGAGATCGCCGCGGCACTGCGGGTCCGCTTCGGCCGGATCGTCAACACCGCCGTCGCGCCGCTGGGGCCGGTCGAGGTCGCGGTCGGCGCGGCGCCGCAGCTTCCGCCCCGCGTTGGGCTGGCGTACTCCGACGGCTCCACCGCGACCCGCGCCGTCGAATGGGACGAGGTCGACACGTCGACCGCTGGCTCCCGGCGCGTTCGCGGTCTCATCCGGCAGCCGCTGTACCCGACGCCGTTCGCAGACGAGCGGGCCGACCCGTCGATCGTCCCGTTCAGCTTCGATGGTCGTCGAATCTTCATCATGATCGCCACCGAGGACTACATGATGAACTGCATCGACCCGTCGGTCGGGCCGCACATGCCCATCCGCGTGGCCGAGCGGATCGAGGACCTGTCCGACGACGCGATCGAGGCCGGCCGGTGCAAGGAGATCGACCTGCTCGTCGCGGGGGACACGGACGCGGCCGGTAACGTCCTGACGGGCTGCTTCTGGGCGCCGGAGATCCACACGATCGACGGCAACCTGTCTGTCCTCTTCATGCCCTGCTACGACGGCGCCGACGGGAAGCCGGACATGTGGACCGGCCGCGCGAGCATCATCCAGCTGCGCAAGGACGGCGCGGGCAACGACCTCGATCCGCGCGAGCCGGGCAACTGGACGAAGGCCGTTCCCGTGCTGCGCGCCGACGGGTCGATCCTCAACGACCTCGAGGCCATCTCCCTCGACATGACGCACTTCGAGGACTCCGGCACGCACTACTACTCGTGGCAGATGCTCGGGTCGGTGTTCATCGCGACCATGGATCCCGCCGACCCGACCCGCCTCACCTCCGACCCCGTCCGCATCATCGCGCCGGAGTACTCGTGGGACAACGTCATCGCCGAGGGGCCGAACGTGCTCGAGAAGGACGGCACCCTGTTCATGCTCTACTCCGGGTCCGCTGTCGGGGACTCGTACACGACGGGGCTCGTCACCGCTCCGTCGGGCCGGGGAATCGATCTGACAAGCCCCGACGCCTGGACGCGGCTGAACTACCCCATCCAGAAGTCGAGCATCTTCAACGGTGAGTGGCAGCTGGGGACCGGGCACGGGATGTGGTCGCTCGACGAGGACGGCAACCGCATCTACGTCTTCCACGCCCGCACGCACCACAAGGGGCTGACCGGCCGCGACACCTTCGTCCGCCGGGTCCACTGGGCCTCCGACGGCCTGCCGGTGCTGGACATGACCGCCGACGAGGAGGTCGCGCCCGGCAACCGCGAGGTGTACGTCGACGTCGTCGTCCGGTGA
- a CDS encoding ArsR/SmtB family transcription factor, translating to MTLPPDADLDNAASVARLLADRTRLAILAMLDGVEMPVTAIAEALGRPVPAVSQHLAKLRGGALVTSRRDGVTVFYGQPDEHVAALVSNLLQHSEHVLYPSPPHHRENR from the coding sequence ATGACTCTGCCGCCGGACGCCGACCTCGACAACGCCGCCTCCGTCGCGCGCCTCCTGGCTGACCGCACCAGGCTGGCGATCCTCGCAATGCTCGACGGCGTCGAGATGCCCGTGACGGCGATCGCGGAGGCGCTCGGTCGTCCGGTCCCGGCCGTGTCGCAGCATCTGGCGAAGCTCCGCGGGGGAGCACTGGTAACGTCGCGCCGCGACGGGGTGACCGTGTTCTACGGCCAGCCCGACGAGCACGTAGCGGCGCTCGTCAGCAACCTCCTGCAGCACAGCGAGCACGTCCTCTACCCGAGCCCGCCCCACCACAGAGAGAACCGATGA
- a CDS encoding MFS transporter, producing MLRVLRVRAFRRLYGAQIVALLGTGLATVALGLLAFELAGDHAGQILGTALAIKMVAYVFVAPVATALVAALPRRAVLVGSDVLRLAVALCLPAVTEVWQVFVLVFVLQAASATFTPTFQSVIPDVLTDEDDYTEALSLSRLAGDLEQVVSPTLAAAMLVFVSSSTLFYGTAVGFAGSAALVLSVVIPRVAAPEVGPTVAGGAPATFWRRVIRGAALFVATPALRPVLALNLVVATGGAFVIVQTVVVVRSVFGLPESAVAWVLGANGLGSMAAALLLPRVLRVVAERRVMLVGAAGVTVATALIPAALSIADPAWGVAGVCILWVVIGLAWASAETPVARIIRRSVGRPDLPAVFAAQFSLSHACWLVTYPLVGWLGSASLTLTAAVLAVIAGAATVVAAVAWPRRATSVAALRITAE from the coding sequence ATGCTTCGCGTCCTGCGGGTCCGCGCCTTCCGCCGTCTGTATGGCGCCCAGATCGTCGCGCTGCTCGGCACCGGGCTGGCGACGGTCGCGCTGGGGCTGCTGGCCTTTGAGCTGGCGGGCGACCACGCGGGTCAGATCCTCGGCACCGCCCTCGCCATCAAGATGGTCGCCTACGTGTTCGTCGCCCCGGTCGCGACGGCGTTGGTCGCCGCCCTGCCACGTCGTGCGGTCCTCGTCGGGTCCGACGTGCTCCGCCTCGCGGTTGCGCTGTGCCTGCCCGCCGTGACCGAGGTCTGGCAGGTCTTCGTGCTCGTCTTCGTCCTGCAGGCCGCGTCGGCGACGTTCACCCCCACCTTCCAGTCCGTCATCCCCGACGTCCTGACCGACGAGGACGACTACACCGAGGCGCTTTCGCTGTCCCGGCTCGCGGGCGACCTGGAGCAGGTCGTCTCGCCAACGCTCGCCGCCGCAATGCTGGTGTTTGTCAGCTCGTCGACCCTCTTCTACGGGACCGCGGTCGGCTTCGCCGGCTCGGCCGCACTGGTCCTCTCGGTGGTCATCCCGCGGGTCGCCGCGCCCGAGGTCGGGCCGACCGTGGCCGGCGGGGCCCCGGCCACGTTCTGGCGCCGGGTCATCCGTGGCGCGGCCCTGTTCGTCGCGACCCCCGCGCTCCGCCCCGTGCTCGCCCTCAACCTCGTCGTCGCGACGGGTGGCGCGTTCGTCATTGTGCAGACGGTCGTCGTCGTGAGGTCCGTCTTCGGGCTGCCGGAGTCTGCGGTGGCCTGGGTGCTCGGCGCGAACGGACTGGGCTCCATGGCCGCCGCGCTCCTGCTGCCGCGGGTGCTGCGGGTCGTGGCCGAGCGGCGCGTGATGCTCGTGGGAGCCGCGGGGGTCACGGTCGCCACCGCGCTCATCCCGGCCGCCCTCTCCATCGCGGACCCCGCCTGGGGCGTGGCCGGGGTCTGCATCCTGTGGGTCGTGATCGGACTGGCGTGGGCGTCGGCCGAGACGCCGGTGGCCCGCATCATCCGCCGCTCCGTGGGAAGGCCGGACCTGCCGGCCGTCTTCGCGGCGCAGTTCTCCCTGTCCCATGCCTGCTGGCTCGTGACCTACCCCCTCGTCGGGTGGCTCGGTTCGGCCAGCCTGACGCTGACGGCCGCCGTGCTGGCCGTGATCGCCGGGGCGGCGACCGTCGTGGCCGCCGTCGCGTGGCCGAGGAGAGCGACCAGCGTCGCCGCGCTGCGCATCACCGCGGAGTGA
- a CDS encoding GNAT family N-acetyltransferase, translated as MSDIELVHNPALKRYEAHLDGQLAGFAEYMLADKLTVFTHTEVNPAFEGRGVGGAIARLGLDDVRDNGVNKVMALCPFIKVWIQKHPDYEPLVYGD; from the coding sequence ATGAGCGACATCGAGTTGGTCCACAACCCCGCGCTGAAGCGCTACGAGGCGCACCTCGACGGGCAACTTGCCGGCTTCGCCGAGTACATGCTCGCCGACAAGCTGACGGTGTTCACCCACACCGAGGTCAACCCGGCCTTCGAGGGCCGAGGCGTCGGCGGAGCGATCGCGCGGCTCGGCCTCGACGACGTCCGCGACAACGGCGTCAACAAGGTCATGGCACTGTGCCCGTTCATCAAGGTCTGGATCCAGAAGCACCCCGACTACGAACCGCTCGTCTACGGAGACTGA
- a CDS encoding aldo/keto reductase, with product MKTFPLGTTDLQVPAVVAGMMRIEALTDAKIRELYGASLDAGVDFFDHADIYGEAPFHGCESRFAEALQLTSAERDQITLQSKAGINKGSHFDFSYDHLVGQVEGSLKALRTDRLDVLLLHRPDALVEPEEVARAFDDLHAAGKVVHFGVSNHTPAQIELLKRYVKQPIVANQLQLSITHAPIIAQPLAMNMVKEDQSIDRDNGILDYCRLHDITIQAWSPFQAGFFTGVFLGNPEYAELNAVIDRLAAQYDVPAEAIATSWIIRHPANMQVVLGTTSADRVTAAAKGADVPLTRVEWYELFRAAGHLLP from the coding sequence ATGAAGACGTTCCCCCTCGGCACCACTGATCTGCAGGTGCCCGCCGTCGTTGCCGGAATGATGCGCATCGAGGCCCTGACGGACGCGAAGATCCGCGAACTCTACGGCGCCTCGCTCGACGCGGGCGTCGACTTCTTCGACCACGCCGACATCTACGGCGAGGCGCCCTTCCACGGCTGCGAGTCCCGATTCGCCGAGGCGCTGCAGCTGACCAGCGCCGAGCGCGACCAGATCACGCTGCAGTCCAAGGCCGGCATCAACAAGGGGTCGCACTTCGACTTCTCCTACGACCACCTCGTCGGCCAGGTCGAGGGATCCCTCAAAGCCCTGCGCACCGACCGCCTCGATGTGCTCCTTCTCCACCGCCCCGACGCTCTGGTCGAGCCGGAGGAGGTCGCGCGGGCGTTCGACGACCTGCACGCGGCCGGCAAGGTCGTCCACTTCGGCGTCTCGAACCACACGCCGGCTCAGATCGAGCTACTGAAGCGCTACGTGAAGCAGCCCATCGTCGCGAACCAGCTGCAGCTGTCCATCACGCACGCGCCGATCATCGCCCAGCCCCTGGCCATGAACATGGTCAAGGAGGACCAGTCGATCGACCGTGACAACGGCATCCTCGACTACTGCCGCCTGCACGACATCACGATCCAGGCGTGGTCGCCGTTCCAGGCGGGCTTCTTCACCGGCGTCTTCCTCGGCAACCCCGAGTACGCGGAGCTGAACGCCGTGATCGACCGCCTCGCCGCCCAGTACGACGTGCCGGCCGAGGCCATCGCCACCTCCTGGATCATCCGCCACCCGGCCAACATGCAGGTCGTCCTCGGCACGACCAGCGCCGACCGGGTGACGGCCGCTGCCAAGGGCGCCGACGTCCCGCTCACCCGCGTCGAGTGGTACGAGCTGTTCCGTGCGGCGGGCCACCTCCTCCCCTGA
- a CDS encoding MATE family efflux transporter yields the protein MFTLPLLLGNVFQQLYAVTDSIVVGRMIGVEALAAVGASGSLQFLLVGFAMGASAGVAIPVARAFGAHDLPRMRRAVAAGATISVGIAIAIFLIGTLGSGTLLTWMGTPAALMDDARTFLTVLFSGAVATVAFNFLSAVIRALGDSRTPLTFLVVACVLNGLLVVAFIGWFHMGVGGAALATVVAQAISVILCLILIQRRMPELRLHGEDWRFSSRELGEAARFGLTMGFQMSVIAIGAAILQFGINQLGTDAVAAFTAAMRVDQVAVTPLASVGVAMSTYVAQNRGARQWWRIRVGVFRTAWLTMGLAVVLGATISIFGTNLVRLFVGDGQEQVVSMAHQYLVVNGTLYVILSLLFLLRQSVQGLGDTLTPTLAGFMELAARALVGLVLIEQLGWTGAVIAAPLAWVGALIPVAIAWAVQRRRLIRESATPSEVDSLTPTRDVQRAA from the coding sequence ATGTTTACGTTGCCACTGTTGTTGGGCAATGTGTTCCAGCAGCTGTACGCCGTCACCGACTCGATCGTCGTCGGCCGGATGATCGGCGTAGAGGCCCTGGCCGCCGTCGGCGCGTCGGGCAGCCTGCAGTTCCTGCTCGTCGGCTTCGCCATGGGCGCGTCGGCGGGCGTCGCCATCCCCGTCGCCCGGGCGTTCGGCGCCCACGACCTGCCGCGCATGCGGCGAGCCGTCGCCGCCGGCGCGACCATCAGCGTGGGCATCGCGATCGCCATCTTCCTGATCGGGACGCTCGGCTCCGGCACGCTGCTCACGTGGATGGGCACCCCCGCCGCGCTGATGGACGACGCGAGGACCTTCCTCACCGTGCTCTTCAGCGGCGCCGTGGCCACCGTCGCCTTCAACTTCCTGAGCGCAGTCATCCGAGCGCTGGGCGACTCGCGCACGCCCCTGACGTTCCTGGTCGTCGCCTGCGTCCTCAACGGCCTGCTGGTTGTCGCGTTCATCGGCTGGTTCCACATGGGCGTCGGTGGCGCGGCTCTCGCGACGGTCGTCGCTCAGGCCATTTCGGTGATCCTCTGTCTGATCCTCATCCAGCGGCGGATGCCCGAGCTGCGGCTGCATGGTGAGGACTGGCGCTTCTCGTCCCGCGAGCTCGGCGAGGCCGCCCGGTTCGGCCTCACGATGGGCTTCCAGATGTCCGTCATCGCCATCGGCGCGGCCATCCTGCAGTTCGGCATCAACCAGCTCGGCACCGACGCGGTGGCGGCCTTCACCGCGGCGATGCGCGTCGACCAGGTGGCCGTGACCCCGCTGGCCTCCGTGGGCGTCGCGATGAGCACCTACGTCGCACAGAACCGCGGCGCCCGCCAGTGGTGGCGCATCCGCGTCGGCGTGTTCCGCACCGCCTGGCTGACGATGGGGCTGGCCGTCGTGCTCGGTGCGACCATCTCGATCTTCGGCACCAACCTCGTCCGCCTGTTCGTCGGCGACGGGCAGGAGCAGGTCGTGTCGATGGCGCACCAGTACCTGGTCGTCAACGGCACCTTGTACGTGATCCTGTCGCTTCTGTTCCTGCTTCGGCAGTCGGTTCAGGGCCTGGGCGACACCCTCACCCCTACCCTGGCCGGATTCATGGAGCTCGCCGCCCGAGCCCTGGTCGGCCTGGTGCTGATCGAGCAACTCGGCTGGACCGGCGCTGTGATCGCGGCGCCGCTGGCCTGGGTGGGTGCGCTGATCCCCGTCGCGATCGCGTGGGCCGTGCAGCGACGACGGCTTATCCGGGAGTCGGCGACCCCGTCGGAGGTCGACAGCCTCACCCCGACCCGCGACGTGCAGCGCGCGGCCTGA
- a CDS encoding zinc-binding dehydrogenase: MSTMQALLLSSPSGPSALALGKATIPDPIPGFVRLRVEAVGLNPVDAGLTGGGHPDWSWPHIGGLDAAGVVDEVGEGVDGSLVGQRVAVHSDLRRDGAFAQFMLADARALARIPDDLTAVTAAALPCAGMTAYQCVVRRLHVAPGQTVLITGGNGGVGGFAIQLAKAAGARVIATASSRFDRLGELGADATVDYRADNAFDEIRGLAGDAGIDAIIDTVSPENASREVALLNHTGGIACVAGRATFDAVPPFGISPSIHEISLGAAYSAGRAAHVADLSTMLTDLLTRVDTGALNPQLSRVIELAHVPDALAEIERRHVAGKIVAVVDQV; this comes from the coding sequence ATGAGCACCATGCAGGCACTGCTTCTCTCCAGCCCGTCCGGCCCGTCGGCCCTCGCGTTGGGGAAGGCGACCATCCCCGATCCCATTCCCGGCTTCGTCCGCCTGCGCGTCGAGGCCGTCGGCCTCAACCCCGTCGACGCCGGCCTGACCGGCGGCGGCCACCCCGACTGGTCCTGGCCGCACATCGGCGGGCTGGACGCGGCGGGGGTCGTCGACGAGGTGGGTGAGGGTGTCGACGGCTCGCTGGTCGGGCAGCGGGTGGCCGTGCACAGCGACCTGCGTCGCGACGGTGCCTTCGCGCAGTTCATGCTGGCCGACGCCCGCGCGCTCGCCCGGATCCCCGACGACCTCACCGCGGTCACCGCCGCGGCCCTGCCCTGCGCCGGAATGACCGCCTACCAGTGCGTCGTGCGGCGCCTGCACGTCGCGCCCGGCCAGACGGTGCTCATCACCGGGGGCAACGGTGGGGTCGGCGGATTCGCGATCCAGTTGGCCAAGGCGGCGGGTGCCCGGGTCATCGCCACCGCGTCGTCGCGCTTCGACAGGCTGGGTGAGCTCGGTGCCGATGCTACGGTCGACTACCGCGCCGACAACGCCTTCGACGAGATCCGAGGGCTGGCGGGGGACGCAGGGATCGACGCGATCATCGACACCGTGAGTCCGGAGAACGCCTCCCGCGAGGTTGCGCTGCTGAACCACACCGGGGGCATCGCCTGCGTGGCGGGCCGTGCCACCTTCGACGCGGTCCCGCCGTTCGGCATCTCGCCCTCGATCCACGAGATCTCGCTGGGCGCGGCCTATTCTGCAGGCAGGGCGGCCCACGTCGCCGACCTCTCGACGATGCTCACCGACCTCCTGACGCGCGTCGACACGGGTGCGCTGAACCCGCAGTTGAGCCGCGTGATCGAGCTCGCACACGTTCCCGACGCGCTGGCCGAGATTGAGCGTCGCCACGTCGCGGGCAAGATCGTCGCCGTCGTCGACCAGGTCTAG
- a CDS encoding AzlD domain-containing protein, translating to MWFWVIAASVACLAQKLLGYLVPSKALENPRVAYAAGGVTVGLLAALSVTQTFADGSTLVLDARLAAVAVAAVALWLRAPFIVVVVLGALTAALLRLAGWG from the coding sequence ATGTGGTTCTGGGTGATCGCCGCGAGCGTCGCGTGCCTGGCGCAGAAGCTGCTCGGCTACCTCGTGCCGTCGAAGGCGCTGGAGAACCCGCGCGTGGCCTACGCGGCGGGCGGCGTCACCGTCGGCCTGCTGGCTGCGCTGTCCGTCACGCAGACCTTCGCCGACGGCTCGACCCTCGTGCTCGATGCCCGGCTCGCGGCGGTCGCCGTCGCAGCTGTCGCGCTGTGGCTCAGGGCGCCGTTCATCGTCGTCGTTGTGCTCGGGGCGCTCACGGCCGCGCTGCTGCGGCTCGCCGGCTGGGGCTGA
- a CDS encoding AzlC family ABC transporter permease, translating to MSDTTTRHPTRAAVRQGIWVGLATGAYGISFGALSVAAGLSVWQTCALSLLMFTGGSQFAFIGVIGAGGGGLAAAATAFLLGVRNSLYSLQMSPMLRLRGWRRLAGAQVTIDESIAVSMAQHEPTARRAGFWAAGIGVYVFWNLATLGGALLGNVLGDPKQWGLDGAAAAAFIALLWPRLRERQAQVIGVAAAVVAAVAVPLAPAGIPILAAGAAAAAVAWWGYRPASADATAKGMV from the coding sequence ATGAGCGACACGACGACGCGCCATCCGACGAGGGCGGCGGTCCGGCAGGGGATCTGGGTCGGACTCGCCACGGGCGCCTACGGGATCTCCTTCGGCGCGCTGTCCGTCGCGGCCGGCCTGAGCGTGTGGCAGACCTGCGCACTCAGCCTCCTGATGTTCACCGGGGGCAGCCAGTTCGCGTTCATCGGCGTCATCGGCGCTGGTGGGGGAGGGCTCGCGGCGGCCGCGACGGCCTTCCTGTTGGGCGTGCGCAACTCCCTCTACAGCCTCCAGATGTCCCCGATGCTCCGCCTGAGGGGGTGGCGCCGCCTAGCCGGGGCGCAGGTCACGATCGACGAGTCGATCGCCGTGTCCATGGCCCAGCACGAGCCGACGGCGCGTCGCGCCGGCTTCTGGGCCGCGGGCATCGGGGTCTACGTGTTCTGGAACCTGGCCACGCTCGGCGGGGCGCTGCTGGGCAACGTGCTGGGTGACCCGAAGCAGTGGGGCCTCGACGGTGCCGCTGCCGCGGCATTCATCGCGCTGCTGTGGCCGCGACTGAGGGAGCGGCAGGCCCAGGTGATCGGCGTCGCAGCGGCGGTCGTCGCCGCTGTCGCGGTGCCGCTGGCGCCCGCCGGGATCCCGATCCTGGCCGCCGGGGCAGCGGCCGCCGCCGTCGCCTGGTGGGGGTACCGGCCCGCGAGTGCCGACGCGACGGCGAAGGGGATGGTGTGA
- a CDS encoding helix-turn-helix domain-containing protein, whose translation MDDGLEHFDGGSHDALRGTTTGRTDDPATLIAANLRAERVRAELSLSAIARRAGVSKSTLSQLEAGSGNPSVETLWAIATALGIPLSRLLAAPQATTRVVRADERSPLASDQANYLASLLAPGNGHERRDLYVIEVEPGAPRESRPHPRGSVEHAIVAAGRVLMGAEGDTVELGVGDYVTYPGDVPHYCEALEPGSWLVLMMEHPGA comes from the coding sequence ATGGATGACGGCCTGGAGCACTTCGACGGAGGATCGCACGATGCACTGCGTGGCACGACGACGGGCCGTACCGACGACCCGGCCACGCTGATCGCGGCGAACCTGCGCGCGGAGAGGGTCCGGGCTGAGCTGTCGCTCAGCGCGATCGCTCGACGTGCGGGGGTGTCGAAGTCGACTCTGTCGCAGCTGGAGGCCGGGTCGGGGAACCCCTCGGTGGAGACTCTCTGGGCCATCGCGACGGCGCTCGGGATCCCGCTGTCTCGGCTGTTGGCCGCGCCGCAGGCGACGACCCGCGTCGTGCGCGCCGACGAGCGCAGCCCGCTTGCGTCCGACCAGGCCAACTACCTCGCCTCGCTGCTCGCGCCCGGAAACGGTCACGAGCGTCGCGACCTGTACGTCATCGAGGTCGAGCCCGGGGCGCCGCGGGAATCCCGGCCGCACCCGCGAGGCTCTGTCGAGCACGCGATCGTCGCCGCGGGCCGCGTGCTCATGGGGGCCGAGGGCGACACCGTCGAACTGGGGGTCGGAGACTACGTCACCTACCCCGGCGATGTGCCGCACTACTGCGAGGCGCTGGAGCCGGGCAGCTGGCTGGTCCTGATGATGGAGCACCCGGGCGCATGA
- a CDS encoding glycerophosphodiester phosphodiesterase family protein — protein sequence MPTTPSAHVPRLDHTIFAHRGLSTLNPENTMEAFRDARDHGARWIETDVDLIADGTPILIHDTQLERTTDHTGSIYALTAEDLPSIDAGKWFGRQFGGSHIQTLADLVDFLNETGINANIEIKQNEQGAARTIQLIDAVAAELARLDPSIQIIVSSFSQPLLMHFHQRQPQYAIAVLYETCALYDDWLSVAEFCGATYIHVEDRGLTREKVHAFTAAGYGVNVYTVNSHARANQLFNWGASGVFTDVADLYPCA from the coding sequence ATGCCGACCACCCCCAGCGCCCACGTCCCCCGCCTCGACCACACGATCTTTGCGCACCGCGGTCTGTCGACGCTCAATCCGGAGAACACCATGGAGGCGTTCCGCGACGCGAGGGATCACGGTGCCCGCTGGATCGAGACCGACGTCGACCTCATCGCCGACGGCACCCCCATCCTGATCCACGACACCCAGCTCGAACGCACCACCGACCACACCGGCAGCATCTACGCCCTCACCGCCGAGGACCTGCCGTCGATCGACGCTGGCAAGTGGTTCGGCCGCCAGTTCGGCGGCTCACACATCCAGACGCTCGCCGACCTCGTCGACTTCCTGAACGAGACCGGCATCAACGCCAACATCGAGATCAAGCAGAACGAGCAGGGGGCGGCACGCACGATCCAGCTGATCGACGCCGTGGCCGCCGAGCTCGCCAGGCTCGACCCGTCGATCCAGATCATCGTCTCCTCGTTCTCGCAGCCGCTGCTGATGCACTTCCATCAGCGCCAGCCGCAGTACGCCATCGCGGTCCTGTACGAGACCTGCGCGCTCTACGACGACTGGCTGTCGGTGGCCGAGTTCTGCGGCGCGACCTACATCCACGTCGAGGACAGGGGCCTGACCCGCGAGAAGGTGCACGCCTTCACGGCCGCCGGCTACGGCGTCAACGTCTACACCGTCAACTCCCATGCCCGCGCCAACCAGCTCTTCAACTGGGGGGCGTCGGGAGTCTTCACCGACGTCGCCGACCTCTACCCCTGCGCCTGA